The genomic window ATCTGGAATTAACGTAACACCTGCTCGTTTTGCTTGTTCGTGTAAAGCGAGGACACGATCTGTCATATGCCCGATATGCCCACCCAAATCTACTGCGTGCACACCCGTTTCAATGGCCGCTTTCGCTACCTTTTCGTTAAACGTATAAAAAAGTGCATTAATGGCTACATCATGCCCATGCATCGCAGTCTGCAGTTCTTGATCATTCGCTGCATCCACTCGCTTCACTTTCACTTTTTCTGATGCCAACGAACGTTGAACGTTTTTCGCTTTCTCCTCATCGACATCCGCAAGTGTTACGGATAATACCCCTTGCTGTTCAATTAAATCTCGCACCGCTTCTTTTCCCATTAAACCTGCTCCAAGAACAATGACATTCATCGTCTGACCTCCTTCACACATCAATTTGAGCGCGTTGTAATTTGCCACTATAGTCAACGTAAATGCTTTTCCACTCCGTAAATACATCGAGTGCTGCGACACCTGAATCACGATGTCCGTTGCCTGTTCCTTTCGTTCCACCAAAAGGCAAATGAATTTCTGCTCCTGTCGTTCCTGCATTCACATATACAATGCCCGTATCAAAATCACGTATCGCCGTAAACGCTCGATGAATATCACGTGTAAAAATGGCACTAGAAAGCCCATAATCAACGCTGTTATTCACTTCAATCGCTTCTTCTAAACTACGAACGGATATAATCGATGTGACTGGACCGAAAATTTCCTCTCGCGCAATTCTCATCGTTGGTGTAACGTTTGTGAACAACGTTGGAGCGTAATAAAACCCACCTTTGTATGGCTCATCTTGCAGCATATACCCACCTGCAAGTAACGTTGCCCCTTCATTTCTTCCGATTTGAACGTAATGATGAATTTTTTGTAACGCATCTTGATTAATGACTGGTCCGACTTTTATTCCTTCCTCTAAGCCGTTCCCAACTGTTAATGTGCTTATCGCTGCGAGTAACCGTTCTTCTACTTGTTTTTTTACATGTTCATGAACAATAACTCGGCTACATGCGGTACAACGCTGACCTGATGTACCAAAAGCACTCCATATAATGGCTTCTACAGCAAGCGCTACATCGGCATCATCCATGACAATAATGGCATTTTTCCCACCCATTTCAAGCGATACTTTTTTCAAATGACGTCCACACGTTTCCGCAATGCGCCGCCCAACTTCATTGGATCCTGTAAACGAAATGACTT from Anoxybacillus gonensis includes these protein-coding regions:
- a CDS encoding aldehyde dehydrogenase family protein codes for the protein MKVLNYIDGRWVSSVSNRFVPIVNPANGECIGEVTISNEQDVEQAVLAAKRAQKAWALVPAPKRAEVLYKVGMLLQERKEQMARLLTMEMGKVIEEARGEVQEGIDMAFYMAGEGRRLFGDTTPSELPNKFAMSVRAPIGVVGLITPWNFPIAIATWKSFPAIVAGNAVVWKPALETPIMAQQLAQIFEEAGLPNGVFNVVHGRGSVVGEALVEHRDVKVISFTGSNEVGRRIAETCGRHLKKVSLEMGGKNAIIVMDDADVALAVEAIIWSAFGTSGQRCTACSRVIVHEHVKKQVEERLLAAISTLTVGNGLEEGIKVGPVINQDALQKIHHYVQIGRNEGATLLAGGYMLQDEPYKGGFYYAPTLFTNVTPTMRIAREEIFGPVTSIISVRSLEEAIEVNNSVDYGLSSAIFTRDIHRAFTAIRDFDTGIVYVNAGTTGAEIHLPFGGTKGTGNGHRDSGVAALDVFTEWKSIYVDYSGKLQRAQIDV